The sequence ACTTTTGTAACGAAAACGCCTCCGGCTGCAGTCCTGTTGCGTGTTGCCGCCGGTATCGAAAAAGGCTCCGGTGAGCCGAACAGGAAAAAGGTCGCGGTTGTGAAACGGGCCAAAGTTCGCGAAATCGCGGAACAGAAAATGCCGGATTTGAATGCGGCTTCCGTTGAAGCGGCAATGCGGATGGTGGAAGGTACAGCCCGCAGCATGGGCATCACCATTGAAGACTAACGTTTTTGGTGATGCAAGTGGGAGGATTATCCGTTAAAACCACATAAGGAGGTAAAAACGAATGGCAAAGCATGGGAAAAAATATGCGGAAGCTGAAAAGCTCGTCGATCGCAATGCCAGCTATGAGGCGGATGAAGCGATTGCGCTTGTGAAAAAAATGGCGGCGGCCAAATTCGATGAGACCGTTGAAGTTGCCGTTCGTCTTGGCGTTGATCCGAAAAAGCAAGATCAGGCTGTGCGCGGCGTCGTCGTATTGCCGCACGGCACGGGCAAGACGAAACGGGTATTGGTTTTCGCCAAAGGCGACAAAGCTAAAGAAGCGGAAAGCGCCGGCGCCGATTTTGTCGGCGACCAGGATATGATCAACAAAATCCAGCAGGGATGGCTGGAATTCGATGTGTGCGTGGCAACTCCCGACATGATGGCGGAAGTTGGTAAACTTGGACGCATTCTCGGGGGCAAAGGCTTGATGCCGAACCCGAAATCCGGCACCGTTACATTCGATGTGGCGAAGGCGGTTGCGGAAATCAAAGCCGGTAAAATCGAGTTCAGGCTTGATAAAGCCGGACAGATTCACGCTCCGATCGGCAAAGTGTCTTTCGATGCCGCCAAACTAGTGGAGAATTTCCGGACGCTCATCGATGCGCTGAATCGGGCAAAGCCGGCTGCAGCCAAAGGCGTATATTTGAAAAATATCGCCGTTTCCTCCACAATGGGACCGAGCGTAAGAATCAACGCCGCTTCCTTCCGATAAGCATATCCGCTTTAGCGAAGCGTGAATTGACAACAGCGGGCAGGCATGCTAATCTGGGAAGTGCTTGCGGGAAAAACTGAATAGCGAACGAACGTGCCGTAGACAGCAGGTGTCCGCAGTGACTTAATATCCTGCCGAGGTGTTGCGATACATGACGCGCTTGATAAGCCGCGTCCAAATCCAGCCTTCGCGATCTGCGAAGGCTCTTTTCATATGCACCGGACTATCGGAGCTTCGTTGCGCCAAGTAAGGATTGAAACAGGAGGTGTAAGAGTTGGGCAATTCCAGTGTGCGTCAGGAAAAAGAACAAATTGTCGCTGAAGTGGCCAACAAACTGTCGCAAAGCACATGCGCGATAGTGACGGACTACCGCGGATTGAACGTGGCCGAGATCACGGAGTTGCGCAAGCAGTTTCGTGAAGCGGGTGTTGATTACAAGGTGGTTAAGAATACGCTGCTCAAATTGGCTACCGCCAATGCGAATTTAAGCGAGCTGGATGCGCATATATCCGGTCCTACGGCGATTGCGTTCAGCCAGAACGATCCGGTGGCGCCGGCCAAAATTGTCGTCGATTTTGCCAAGAAACACGAAAACCTTGAAGTGAAGGGCGGAGTGGTTGAAGGCAAAGTGGTGGGCGTCGAGCAGATCAAAGCTTTAGCCGAATTGCCGTCGCGGGAAGGGTTGTTGTCGATGCTGCTTAGCGTATTGCAAGCGCCCGTGCGCAACTTCGCGCTTGCCGTCAAAGCGGTGGCCGACCAAAAGGACAACGGCGCGCAAAGCGCATAATGCGGCTGGCTAAAATCGAGCAAATAAAAATAAATTTTTATGGAGGTTAAAAACATGAGCAAGGAGCAAATTATAGAAGCGATCAAATCCATGTCTGTTCTGGAATTGAACGACTTGGTGAAAGCAATTGAAGAAGAATTCGGCGTAACGGCCGCGGCGCCGGTAGCGGTTGTGGCTGGCGGAGCTGCCGCAGGCGGCGCGGAAGCGGCGGAACAAACGGAATTTGACGTCGTTCTCGTCAATGCCGGCGCTTCCAAGATCAACGTCATTAAAGCCGTTCGCGAAATTACCGGCCTTGGCCTGAAAGAAGCAAAAGATCTGGTTGACAATGCGCCGAAGCCGATCAAAGAGAAAGTTTCCAAGGAAGACGCCGACGCAATCAAAGCGAAGTTGGAAGAAGCAGGCGCTCAAGTAGAAGTAAAATAATCCATGCAAGATGCGGATTTATCCGGAAACCCTTGAACCTGACATGCGATTCGAGGGTTTCTTAATTTACGGAGGATGCGCATGACCGAACACTATTTTACGGCAAATCCGGCTGTCGGCCATAAACCGGCAAAGTTTGCCGCCACGCTGCGCGGGAAAAAATATGTATTTGCAACGGATGCGGGAGTTTTTGCGAAACAGGGGGTGGATTATGGAAGCAGACTGCTGATCGAAACGATGCGGATTCCGGCGGATGCGCGTGTGCTCGATATCGGTTGCGGATACGGGCCGATCGGGCTTGCGGCGGCGTCCGAAGCCAGAAGCGGGACTGTCGTCATGCTCGACATCAATGAACGGGCAGTCGAATTGGCTCAGGAAAATGCGAAAATGAACGGAATCACGAATGTAACGGTCAAGCAAAGCAACCGGTACGAAGCCGTCAGGGGAGAAAAATTCACGCATATTCTCAGCAATCCGCCCATCAGGGCGGGGAAGAAAGTGGTGCACGGGATCTTTGTCGAGGCGATTGACCACTTGATGCCCGGCGGAGAATTGTGGATTGTCATTCAGAAAAAGCAGGGCGCTCCTTCCGCGTTGGCCAAATTGCAACAGATTTTTCCGATTGTGCAAGAAGTCGCCAAGGATAAAGGGTATCGCATTTACCAAGCAAAACTGAACTGACTTTCATATTCTTCTGTTGACTAACGGTTCTCAATGTGATATTATAACAAAATGTCAGTATTAAGATGGGCTCAGTATCTTTACATTTTTACTTTATCAAAATAAAATGTCAAGACCCAGTCTTTCGCAATTCCCCCCGAATAAAATTTTAATGTTTGCAGTATAATGTTAAAATTTTAAGGCAAATCTACTTAATATATGAGAAAACGCATAAATCGATATTTGTGCGCTTTTTCCGTTCCGACGCATTTTTTGCGAAAAGCGGCTGCGTAAAAACCGGATTTATTTATATATATTAAGGGATTATGCCGGAAGGAACAATGGGGATTTGGCGAACTGCAGGTACTTTCTGGCAAGGAGTGATCCGTTTTTAACACGATGCCTTCTGCAAAGCTGTCGAGATTGTTCATCGATGCTTAAAGTGAGGCGTTTCTTTTTGTATTGTTAAAGTTTTAGTCACAGTTGACACGAGGGGTGAATGTAGTTGTTGGGACACGAAGTAAAGTACGGGCGGCGCGTTCGCAGAAGTTACGCGCGGATCAAGGAAGTCCTGGAAATCCCCAATCTGATCGAAATCCAGCAAAAATCGTACGAGTGGTTTTTGGAGGAAGGCTTGCGGGAAATGTTCCAGGATATTTCGCCGATTCAGGATTTTACCGGCAACCTGGTTTTGGAGTTTATTGATTACAGCCTGGGCGAGCCGAAATATTCCGTCGACGAATCGAAGGAACGCGATGTGACTTATGCTGCTCCTTTGCGCGTAAAAGTGCGCTTGATCAACAAGGAAACCGGAGAAGTCAAGGAGCAGGAAGTTTTCATGGGTGATTTCCCGCTGATGACGGAAACGGGAACATTCATCATTAACGGAGCGGAACGCGTAATCGTCAGCCAGCTTGTTCGTTCTCCAAGCGTCTATTTCAGCACAAAAGTGGACAAAAACGGAAAAAGCACCTATACCGCGACTGTAATTCCGAACCGTGGGGCTTGGCTGGAAC comes from Bacilli bacterium and encodes:
- the rplK gene encoding 50S ribosomal protein L11 codes for the protein MAKKVVKLVKLQIPAGKANPAPPVGPALGQAGVNIMAFCKEFNARTADQAGLIIPVEISVFEDRSFTFVTKTPPAAVLLRVAAGIEKGSGEPNRKKVAVVKRAKVREIAEQKMPDLNAASVEAAMRMVEGTARSMGITIED
- the rplA gene encoding 50S ribosomal protein L1, coding for MAKHGKKYAEAEKLVDRNASYEADEAIALVKKMAAAKFDETVEVAVRLGVDPKKQDQAVRGVVVLPHGTGKTKRVLVFAKGDKAKEAESAGADFVGDQDMINKIQQGWLEFDVCVATPDMMAEVGKLGRILGGKGLMPNPKSGTVTFDVAKAVAEIKAGKIEFRLDKAGQIHAPIGKVSFDAAKLVENFRTLIDALNRAKPAAAKGVYLKNIAVSSTMGPSVRINAASFR
- the rplJ gene encoding 50S ribosomal protein L10 is translated as MGNSSVRQEKEQIVAEVANKLSQSTCAIVTDYRGLNVAEITELRKQFREAGVDYKVVKNTLLKLATANANLSELDAHISGPTAIAFSQNDPVAPAKIVVDFAKKHENLEVKGGVVEGKVVGVEQIKALAELPSREGLLSMLLSVLQAPVRNFALAVKAVADQKDNGAQSA
- the rplL gene encoding 50S ribosomal protein L7/L12; this encodes MSKEQIIEAIKSMSVLELNDLVKAIEEEFGVTAAAPVAVVAGGAAAGGAEAAEQTEFDVVLVNAGASKINVIKAVREITGLGLKEAKDLVDNAPKPIKEKVSKEDADAIKAKLEEAGAQVEVK
- a CDS encoding class I SAM-dependent methyltransferase, whose translation is MTEHYFTANPAVGHKPAKFAATLRGKKYVFATDAGVFAKQGVDYGSRLLIETMRIPADARVLDIGCGYGPIGLAAASEARSGTVVMLDINERAVELAQENAKMNGITNVTVKQSNRYEAVRGEKFTHILSNPPIRAGKKVVHGIFVEAIDHLMPGGELWIVIQKKQGAPSALAKLQQIFPIVQEVAKDKGYRIYQAKLN